A genomic region of Mustela erminea isolate mMusErm1 chromosome 12, mMusErm1.Pri, whole genome shotgun sequence contains the following coding sequences:
- the LOC116569980 gene encoding ferritin light chain-like — protein MSSQIHQNYSTEVDATVAWSTYICWPPTPISLGFYFDCDNEALEGDVQKPSQDEWDKTLDTMPTALVLEINLNQALSVLHALRSIHGYSHLWDFLESRVLDKEVKLIKKIETT, from the exons ATGAGCTCCCAGATTCATCAGAATTATTCCACGGAAGTGGACGCCACTGTCGCCTGGTCAACATATATCTGCTGGCCTCCTACACCTATCTCTCTAGGCTTCTATTTTGATTGTGACAATGAGGCTCTGGAGGGC GATGTGCAGAAGCCATCCCAAGATGAGTGGGATAAAACCCTGGACACCATGCCAACTGCCCTAGTTCTGGAGATAAACCTGAACCAGGCCCTTTCAGTTCTGCATGCCCTGAGATCCATCCATGGATACAGCCATCTCTGGGACTTCCTGGAGAGCCGTGTCCTAGATAAGGAGGTGAAACTCATCAAGAAGATAGAAACTACCTGA